The Pyrenophora tritici-repentis strain M4 chromosome 2, whole genome shotgun sequence genome window below encodes:
- a CDS encoding CHROMO domain containing protein has translation MNDPYTGRRGCLQYKVEWVGNDQSEGWQPYFNLRGSKESVQDFHDRNPGRPGPHATFHDYDDNGQLAVALLCVFNGSLNAQSGL, from the coding sequence ATGAACGACCCCTATACTGGCCGCCGTGGTTGCCTCCAGTACAAAGTTGAATGGGTCGGCAACGACCAGTCTGAAGGCTGGCAACCCTACTTCAACCTGCGCGGCAGCAAGGAGTCAGTCCAGGACTTTCACGACCGCAACCCTGGGCGCCCTGGGCCTCACGCCACCTTTCATGATTATGACGACAACGGGCAGCTTGCCGTTGCCCTGCTTTGTGTTTTCAATGGAAGTTTGAACGCTCAGTCGGGACTTTGA
- a CDS encoding Dimer-Tnp-hAT domain containing protein, which translates to MPLRNLKRAAEGTPGPHGPHKRAKTAKGSASQPILMDDSQPELSIRTSPRKALAAAASQATEDAPFESQLRDAIPEATIQPPAEGSRAATEATSEAIEGGDDTGFDDEFTDNFDGIDWKRLPRFTKPLRTLKRNKSWVYQYGYRVASLREPHRTFFVCKYCHHRKIFCAYPEVTKSTSNAINHLAQKLLGHGYDRKGKLDSITLPRGQTTLKMMTEGGVDVPQGVANELGNFDVQRFRYAAVTWLVDNNHPLREFETPAFRQMIEFANPEAADALWVSHNSVASFVMRLYRYMEPQVVQMLSSAISKIHISFDGWTTKGGKRGFFGVVAHFADADGTIRDLPIALPQLTGAHTGERIAEVVGNIIDVFGITRSQLGYFVLDNAYANDTAVTKLAQRFEFTASHHRLRCGPHTLNLVGQMIIFGFDKDAYDNDQDEHKTEAAYLQEWRQQGPLGVLIDIINYIQTPQQHDLFADCQRRVNAKAPDQKQEILEPVKPVVTRWNSFHDTFVRAAKLHNAVDEYAQSHIERTMGADAYARSRNNKLTKVPAWMRSNGLTADDWAVITQYISVLEPLKEATKRLEARGKAGRFGAIYEVIPVFEAVLAVYEQLLKNHESVDYNANSAPEDHLPINLRAAWAKLNAYYTKLDESPAYFAATCLHPYYKNYCENSWRDKPSWLEANNAGLKQLWAFYKPQIQRQSRPPVRLSSGINDAINALVNAEPYGIVEVTEMDELERWRRFELRWTQEQFEQGSNPVSYWISLRPKYPNLARMAIDILTIPASSCECERLFSELGDLLEPRRRKIGSQLLAAIQCIRSWRDAGFKPPSDYNSGDVTDAEVAAIYEICKWDSEA; encoded by the coding sequence ATGCCGCTTCGTAACCTAAAACGCGCCGCCGAGGGCACCCCCGGCCCCCACGGCCCCCACAAGCGCGCCAAAACAGCTAAAGGCAGTGCATCGCAGCCTATCCTGATGGACGATTCGCAGCCTGAGCTGTCTATCCGCACCTCGCCACGTAAAGccctagctgctgcagcaaGCCAGGCCACCGAAGACGCGCCGTTCGAGTCGCAGTTGCGCGACGCTATACCAGAAGCTACTATACAACCGCCGGCCGAGGGTAGTAGGGCTGCTACGGAGGCTACAAGTGAGGCTATCGAAGGCGGGGATGATACTGGCTTTGATGACGAGTTTACGgacaactttgacggcattgatTGGAAGCGTTTACCGCGTTTTACGAAGCCGCTGCGTACGTTGAAGCGCAACAAAAGTTGGGTATATCAGTACGGTTACCGCGTTGCCTCTCTCCGTGAGCCTCATCGTACGTTCTTTGtttgcaaatactgccatcATCGTAAGATCTTTTGCGCCTATCCAGAGGTTACAAAGTCGACCAGTAACGCTATCAACCACCTCGCGCAGAAGCTACTTGGCCACGGCTACGATCGCAAGGGCAAACTGGATTCGATTACACTACCGCGAGGCCAAACGACGCTTAAGATGATGACCGAGGGCGGTGTCGATGTACCTCAAGGCGTCGCTAACGAGCTcggaaacttcgacgtacagcGCTTTCGATACGCCGCTGTTACGTGGCTTGTCGACAATAACCACCCTCTCCGCGAGTTCGAAACGCCTGCGTTTAGGCAGATGATAGAGTTTGCCAACCCGGAGGCAGCTGACGCGCTGTGGGTAAGTCACAACAGTGTAGCTAGCTTCGTGATGAGGCTGTATCGCTATATGGAGCCGCAGGTTGTTCAGATGCTCTCGTCGGCTATTAGTAAaatccatataagcttcgatggctggacgacaaaaggcggcaagcgcggcttctttggagttgTTGCTCATTTTGCTGACGCCGACGGCACTATCAGGGACCTACCTAtcgcgctgcctcagcttacgggcgcccacacgggcgagaggatagctgAAGTTGTTGGCAATATAATCGATGTCTTCGGTATAACACGTAGCCAGcttgggtactttgtgctcgacaACGCGTACGCTAACGACACCGCCGTCACCAAACTCGCCCAACGCTTTGAATTTACAGCAAGCCAtcaccgcctccgctgcggccctcacacacTTAACTTAGTCGGACAGATGATTATCTTCGGCTTTGATAAGGACGCGTACGATAATGATCAGGACGAGCACAAAACAGAGGCAGCCTACCTACAAGAATGGCGGCAGCAAGGTCCGCTTGGTGTACTaatcgatatcatcaacTACATCCAAACACCGCAACAACACGATCTTTTTGCCGATTGCCAGCGCCGTGTTAACGCTAAGGCTCCCGACCAAAAGCAGGAAATACTCGAGCCGGTAAAGCCAGTCGTCACGCGCTGGAACAGCTTTCACGACACCTTTGTACGCGCCGCAAAACTCCATAACGCCGTTGATGAGTACGCCCAAAGCCACATCGAAAGGACGATGGGCGCCGACGCGTACGCGCGTAGCCGTAACAATAAGCTCACTAAAGTACCAGCTTGGATGAGATCTAATGGGCTTACGGCTGACGATTGGGCGGTAATAACCCAGTATATATCAGTGTTGGAGCCGCTAAAGGAGGCgacaaaacggcttgaagctCGCGGTAAAGCTGGCCGTTTCGGCGCGATATACGAGGTTATACCTGTCTTCGAAGCTGTACTTGCCGTGTACGAGCAGCTACTTAAAAACCACGAAAGCGTCGACTATAATGCCAATAGCGCGCCAGAAGATCACCTTCCTATCAACCTACGCGCAGCTTGGGCAAAGCTTAACGCGTATTACACTAAGCTCGACGAATCACCCGCATACTTTGCcgctacctgcctccacccatactacaagaactactgtgagaacagctggcgcgacaaaccgaGCTGGCTTGAGGCAAACAACGCTGGGTTGAAACAACTTTGGGCGTTCTATAAGCCGCAAATACAGCGCCAAAGTCGCCCACCAGTGCGGCTCTCAAGCGGTATCAacgacgccatcaacgcgcTCGTTAATGCGGAGCCTTATGGCATTGTTGAGGTGACAGAGATGGATGAGCTGGAGCGTTGGCGACGGTTTGAACTCCGctggacgcaggagcagttcGAACAAGGTAGTAATCCTGTTAGCTATTGGATAAGCCTACGCCCAAAGTATCCTAACCTAGCGCGTATGGCGATCGATATATTAACAATACCAGCCTCAAGTTGTGAGTGCGAGCGGCTGTTCAGCGAGCTCGGTGATTTATTAGAGCCAAGGCGACGCAAAATTGGGTCACAACTGCTTGCAGCAATACAGTGTATACGAAGCTGGCGCGACGCTGGCTTTAAGCCTCCATCTGATTACAACTCAGGCGATGTAACTGACGCTGAGGTAGCTGCAATATACGAAATATGCAAGTGGGACAGCGAAGCTTAG
- a CDS encoding Dimer-Tnp-hAT domain containing protein: protein MRQTYRPLLYPNVNKETELVRVVIDSNWSFRTVERPSFHRFLRFLRPDTVIISRCKFKTIFKSQHEEAKRSILRDLGKSTKISIALDAWSAANHLCFLAVKGYYINKDWKLQEKLLDFLPMRGRHTGTSMADEVLHILLDTKTKTQLLAITCDNASNNSVLARTLQSKLQEVDIQWSARENTIPCLAHIINLVVQDIIQHLRLAATTELGARDTLQRRHIQDIETHISVPNSLRKIRAICIAIDVSPQRFERFIAVQQHLPPKERLSVIRDVKTRWNSTYDMLERALKIQKYIDEWLKQEILLRPGSHLDSSLDNNQMAEIDFRDLKRLRLSSTEWHHLELVTEMLKRFKTATSFLSQNEKPQIQYIWLMYNRLFDFLDKMSEDLDEDEENQDDREWLDVVRAAADRGRLKLSKYYSKTDAERGFLFNCATILDPTQKLTAYEDDSWEPQYKHLYRGQFLAYLDRYDNTDGRGSTPGSSIVKRRSLGNEWFRKPAPPPTSALNSFSSQNSSLVESDKTTGPTRQEGESYLSTACVMTDDSFDILEWWKTNEPTYPRLSQVAKDILAIPIAQVGVERVFNVAKCWKALYDRTVNNSS from the exons ATGAGGCAGACTTATCGGCCTCTACTCTATCCCAACGTCAACAAAGAAACA GAGCTTGTACGGGTAGTAATCGACAGCAACTGGTCATTCCGAACAGTTGAACGACCATCTTTCCATCGATTTCTTCGGTTCCTTCGACCAGATACTGTGATAATTAGTCGTTGTAAATTCAAGACGATATTCAAGAGTCAACATGAGGAAGCAAAAAGGTCTATCCTTCGAGATCTTGGAAAATCAACAAAGATCTCAATCGCCTTAGATGCCTGGTCTGCAGCTAATCACCTCTGCTTTCTTGCGGTAAAGGGTTACTACATTAACAAAGACTGGAAACTTCAGGAAAAGCTACTTGACTTTCTCCCTATGCGCGGCAGGCACACCGGTACTTCTATGGCAGACGAGGTACTGCATATTCTTCTGGATACAAAGACCAAAACCCAGCTTCTAGCTATTACTTGTGATAACGCTAGTAACAATAGCGTACTTGCTCGCACTCTCCAGTCTAAACTCCAAGAAGTCGACATTCAGTGGAGTGCCAGAGAAAACACTATCCCTTGCCTTGCCCATATTATCAACCTCGTTGTCCAGGATATTATCCAACACCTTCGGCTAGCAGCAACTACAGAGTTAGGAGCAAGGGATACCCTACAGAGACGTCATATACAGGACATTGAGACGCATATTTCAGTCCCAAATTCCCTTCGCAAG ATAAGGGCGATTTGTATCGCTATTGACGTATCACCTCAACGCTTTGAGCGGTTTATTGCGGTACAACAACATCTACCGCCAAAGGAGCGATTATCTGTTATCCGCGACGTGAAAACCCGATGGAACTCAACATACGACATGTTAGAGCGCGCGCTCAAAATCCAAAAATATATTGATGAATGGCTTAAACAAGAAATCTTGCTAAGGCCAGGTAGTCACCTGGATAGCTCTCTAGacaacaatcaaatggctGAGATTGATTTCCGGGATCTTAAACGCCTCCGCTTATCTTCGACTGAGTGGCATCATCTCGAACTCGTTACTGAGATGCTTAAACGGTTTAAAACAGCAACTAGCTTCCTCAGCCAGAACGAGAAGCCCCAGATTCAGTATATTTGGTTAATGTACAATCGACTGTTTGATTTCTTGGACAAAATGTCAGAGGACCTagatgaggatgaagaaAATCAAGATGATAGGGAATGGCTAGACGTAGTACGAGCTGCAGCTGACAGGGGTCGTCTAAAACTGAGCAAGTACTATTCGAAGACAGACGCAGAACGTGGGTTCTTGTTTAATTGTGCCACTATCCTTGATCCAACGCAGAAGCTTACAGCATATGAA GACGATTCATGGGAGCCACAGTACAAGCATCTCTACCGAGGCCAATTTCTTGCTTACCTTGATCGTTATGATAATACGGACGGGAGAGGTTCAACCCCAGGCTCTAGCATAGTCAAAAGGAGGTCACTTGGGAATGAGTGGTTCAGAAAGCCAGCTCCTCCCCCTACATCAGCGTTAAACAGCTTTTCTTCCCAGAACTCTTCACTAGTAGAATCAGACAAGACAACTGGCCCAACCCGCCAAGAAGGAGAGTCCTACCTTAGTACTGCCTGTGTAATGACAGATGACTCTTTCGATATTCTAGAGTGGTGGAAGACGAACGAGCCTACCTACCCACGACTATCCCAAGTGGcgaaggatatactagcaataccaattgctcaggttggggttgaaagagttttcaatgttgctaagtgttggaaggccttgtacgatcgtacggtgaataacagtagctaa